ACAACACCTGCGTAATGGCCGCCGTCAACGTCGTCTTCCCATGATCCACATGACCAATCGTACCTATGTTCACGTGCGGCTTCGTCCGCTGAAATACCTCCTTCGCCATGGCTGTTTGCCTTTTTGGTTTGCGTATTTAAGGAAAAAGCCCCCCGTTTGGGGGCATGCTCCGACGCCCGCAGGCATCGCCCTTTGAGCCGCCTGTCGGATTTGAACCGACGACCCCTTCCTTACCATGGAAGTGCTCTACCACTGAGCTAAGGCGGCTCTGACAGTGAGCGGGAGACGGGACTCGAACCCGCGACCCTCAGCTTGGAAGGCTGATGCTCTACCACTGAGCTACTCCCGCTCAAATCCTGTGGGCAGGGGAGGATTCGAACCTCCGAAGGCATTGCGCCAGCAGATTTACAGTCTGCCCCGTTTGACCGCTTCGGTACCTGCCCACTTCCTACGCAGCCTATTTAAATGTGGGCATAACCACTCGGGTGCCCACCTCCCCGCGAATTTCCAGTTAAGGAGCTGGCGGAGGGACTCGAACCCCCAACCTGCTCATTACAAGTGAGCTGCTCTACCCATTGAGCTACGCCAGCTTCCTCAGGCCGTTTCGAGAATGCAAATTTAGCCCATGAGTTCCGCTGCTGTCAATAAGATCACTCCGCGAAGCTTCTATAAATGCCTCTTTCGAAGGCGACGGCGCCGCCAGCTCCAGCCGGCCGCCCCCAATGCAATGAGTCCCAACACGCCCAGTACAATCCAGCCGTACACCTGCAGGTAGTACCGTACTACCGGCCAGTTCTCGCCGATGGCATAGCCGAGATAGCTGATCAATGTCGTCCATACGAAGGCACTCAGCGTGGCCAGCAGGGCCGTCTTGCCTGGATGCATGTGGGCCATGCCCACCGTCAGGGAAATGACCGAGCGGGCACCGCTCAGAAAACGATTTGCCGCCACGATCCCATAGCCCCACCGTCGCATCCAGCGCTGCACCTGATGGATACGGCGTTTGGGTAGCCAGCGCAGGCGATGCGGGTCCAGTACCGCTACTCCGATCCGATAGCCTACCGCATACATGGTCATAAAACCTGCCGCTCCTCCCAGCGTTGCCAGCAAAATCACCACCCATAGCTCCAGCGTGCCCCGCCCGGCCAGATAACCACAGAACACCACAAACAGATCACCCGGAATGGGCGGCACGACATTCTCGCCATACGCAATCACCAGCAATCCCACATAGACCCAGAACGCCGGCACCTGCAGCGCCCATTGCGTTAGGTCGGCCAGCCACTCCATACGTCTTTTACCGTTCGGATGCAACCGGACGCAGCAGGCAGACCGCAAAGGCTACCACTCCCTCCTCCGCACCGATAAAACCCATGCCTTCGTTGGTTGTCGCTTTCACAGAAACAGCACTGGTCGGAAGCCCCAGCGTCTGCGCAATGTTTTGTCGCATAGTCGTAACATGAGGTTTAAGGCGTGGTCGCTCAAGTACCACTGTGCTATCCACATTGACTACGGCATAACCGGCCTGAACAACCAGTTGGTGCACCTGGTGCAGCAATGCCAGGCTGCTGGCATCTTTCCAGCGCGGATCGGTGTCTGGAAAGTGGTGCCCGATATCACCCAGTGCAGCTGCTCCCAACAGGGCATCGGCAATCGCATGCAAGAGTACATCGGCATCCGAATGGCCGACCAACCCGCGCTCTGAAGGAATGTGTACCCCTCCCAGCATAAGCGGACGGCCTGGCACCAGACGGTGCACATCGTATCCAAACCCGATGCGAAATGCGGTCATCTACGCAGCGATTCTTCCGATTGACGACGCAAGCGTGCTTCCCAGTGCGGCCAGATCCACAGAGCCAGCTCCCAGTCTTCGGCCGTTGTGATTTTGAGATTGAAGCTACTTCCGGGTACGCATACGACCGGATACCCCAGGCGTTGCACCAGCTCCACGTCATCCGTGGCGGTTTCATGGCCATACTGTCGATGGGCGGCCTCCAGCCAGTCGCGGCGAAAGCCCTGTGGCGTCTGCATTCGGTAAAGGCCCGCCCGGGGCACCGTCTCGCCCAGCAGGCTGTCGTGCACGCGCCGCACCGTGTCGGTCTCCGGAATGGCCAGTGCGGCTGCGCCTACGCGACGGGTTGCCTCCAGCACAGCCGAGATCTGTTCGGGCAGAATGAACGGTCGCACAGCATCATGCACCAGCACGATATCGACTTCGGCCGCAAGCGCATCCAGCGCTGCCCGTACCGATTCCTGCCGTGTACGCCCACCGGCTACCACCTGCCAGGGCTCGGGAAGCCCGGCTTTCTGCAGCGCCGTCGTGACCTGCTCCACACAGTCGGCCGGCACGGCCACAATCAGCTCATCTACTTCTGGATGAGCGGCAAACGTCCAAAGCGTCTGCTCCAGCAACGGTCGTCCCCCCAGTCGTCGAAACTGCTTGCGCGTCCCCCCCATACGCACCCCCCGACCGGCCGCCGGCACCAGCACGGCTACCCGAGCTACACCTTCCCGCTGTGCCGTCTCGCTCATACACCTCCCTCTTCTCAGAGAATCAGCATGGCATCACCAAAGGAAAACAGCCGGTATTTTTCCTGAATAGCAATGCGGTAGGCTTCCATGACAAACTCATGGCCGGCAAAGGCCACAACCAGCGCCAGCAACGTGCTGCGTGGCATGTGAAAGTTGGTGATCAATCGCTCGACGATTTTGAAATCGTAAGGCGGATAAATGAATTTGTCGGTCCAACCGGAGCCGGGCTTCACCGTACCGGTGGCCGAAATGCT
This genomic stretch from Rhodothermus sp. harbors:
- a CDS encoding DedA family protein, which encodes MEWLADLTQWALQVPAFWVYVGLLVIAYGENVVPPIPGDLFVVFCGYLAGRGTLELWVVILLATLGGAAGFMTMYAVGYRIGVAVLDPHRLRWLPKRRIHQVQRWMRRWGYGIVAANRFLSGARSVISLTVGMAHMHPGKTALLATLSAFVWTTLISYLGYAIGENWPVVRYYLQVYGWIVLGVLGLIALGAAGWSWRRRRLRKRHL
- the ispD gene encoding 2-C-methyl-D-erythritol 4-phosphate cytidylyltransferase, translated to MSETAQREGVARVAVLVPAAGRGVRMGGTRKQFRRLGGRPLLEQTLWTFAAHPEVDELIVAVPADCVEQVTTALQKAGLPEPWQVVAGGRTRQESVRAALDALAAEVDIVLVHDAVRPFILPEQISAVLEATRRVGAAALAIPETDTVRRVHDSLLGETVPRAGLYRMQTPQGFRRDWLEAAHRQYGHETATDDVELVQRLGYPVVCVPGSSFNLKITTAEDWELALWIWPHWEARLRRQSEESLRR
- the ispF gene encoding 2-C-methyl-D-erythritol 2,4-cyclodiphosphate synthase codes for the protein MTAFRIGFGYDVHRLVPGRPLMLGGVHIPSERGLVGHSDADVLLHAIADALLGAAALGDIGHHFPDTDPRWKDASSLALLHQVHQLVVQAGYAVVNVDSTVVLERPRLKPHVTTMRQNIAQTLGLPTSAVSVKATTNEGMGFIGAEEGVVAFAVCLLRPVASER